A window of Roseovarius sp. THAF27 contains these coding sequences:
- a CDS encoding DEAD/DEAH box helicase encodes MPLGPHLFPKKSIDLLKHTLANALARKGYDVLTPVQQAVTQPELQGRDLLVSAQTGSGKTIGFGLAIASTLLDDADTFGQADAPLALIVAPTRELAMQVKRELAWLYADAGAVLASCVGGMDMRDERRALARGAHIVVATPGRLRDHIMRGSIDLSAVRAAVLDEADEMLDLGFREDLEFILEQTPEARQTLLFSATVPTAIAKLAQSYQRDAERISTVGAQAQHSDIAYRAMSVAAHDNENAVINVLRYYEAPNAIVFCNTRAMVARMTTRLSNRGFPVVALSGELTQSERSNALQAMRDGRARVCVATDVAARGIDLPKLDLVVHAELPSSHETLLHRSGRTGRAGRKGVSALIVVPSARKKAERILKFAKLTAEWTAAPSAADVDAQDQVRMLEADDWQAEITEGERASVDQLLERFTPEQIAAAYLRQYKLRHSAPEDLSPVSTGKPDKPKPRAAFGPSVWFSLSEGRNQAASPRHLLPMICKAGGLSKDDIGAIRVADDLSYVEIREASVPDFLEAIGPGMTIEGHKQLRRLDAAPDLPPFRPGKPERRSKGEPGPLKGDTRPVDWNDTPEPRRRKPKPEDRKDTKSPAQKREAKTSDPAVHGPLGKPRHGARVAKDTPEDAGKAGKAKAGGKPGSKHAGKGPPPPKGKPSSKKNRARAALKRASTEKPGPKRR; translated from the coding sequence ATGCCGCTCGGCCCCCACCTCTTTCCCAAGAAAAGCATAGACCTCTTGAAACACACCCTTGCGAATGCGCTGGCCCGTAAGGGCTATGACGTTTTGACCCCTGTCCAGCAGGCCGTGACCCAACCGGAGTTGCAGGGCCGCGACCTGCTGGTCTCGGCACAGACCGGATCCGGCAAGACGATCGGATTCGGGCTGGCGATAGCCTCCACCCTGCTGGACGACGCGGACACATTCGGTCAGGCCGATGCCCCGCTGGCGCTGATCGTGGCGCCCACCCGCGAGCTTGCCATGCAGGTCAAGCGAGAGCTTGCCTGGCTTTACGCCGATGCGGGCGCGGTGCTGGCCTCCTGCGTGGGCGGCATGGACATGCGGGACGAGCGGCGGGCGCTGGCGCGCGGCGCCCATATCGTCGTGGCCACGCCGGGGCGGCTGCGGGATCACATCATGCGCGGGTCGATCGACCTGTCGGCGGTGCGGGCGGCGGTGCTGGACGAAGCGGACGAGATGCTGGACCTCGGCTTTCGCGAGGACCTGGAGTTCATCTTGGAGCAGACGCCGGAGGCGCGACAGACGCTGCTGTTCTCGGCCACGGTTCCTACCGCCATCGCCAAGCTGGCGCAAAGCTACCAGCGTGATGCCGAGCGGATCTCGACCGTCGGCGCGCAGGCGCAGCATTCGGATATCGCCTACCGTGCGATGTCGGTGGCGGCGCATGACAACGAGAACGCGGTCATCAACGTGCTGCGCTATTACGAGGCCCCCAATGCCATCGTCTTTTGCAACACACGGGCGATGGTCGCGCGGATGACGACGCGGCTGTCGAACCGGGGGTTCCCGGTCGTGGCCCTGTCGGGGGAGTTGACACAGAGCGAACGGTCGAACGCGCTGCAAGCCATGCGCGACGGGCGCGCGCGGGTCTGCGTGGCCACGGACGTCGCCGCGCGGGGCATCGACCTGCCAAAGCTGGACCTGGTGGTCCATGCCGAATTGCCCAGCAGCCATGAGACTCTTCTGCACCGCTCGGGCCGCACCGGCCGCGCGGGGCGCAAGGGGGTCAGTGCGCTCATTGTCGTGCCCTCGGCCCGCAAGAAGGCGGAGCGCATCCTGAAATTCGCCAAGCTGACCGCGGAATGGACCGCCGCGCCGTCGGCGGCGGATGTGGACGCGCAGGATCAGGTGCGCATGCTGGAGGCCGATGACTGGCAGGCGGAGATCACCGAGGGCGAGCGCGCGTCGGTGGATCAACTGCTTGAACGCTTCACGCCCGAGCAGATCGCCGCCGCCTACCTGCGCCAGTACAAGCTGCGCCATTCCGCCCCCGAGGACCTGAGCCCGGTCAGTACCGGCAAGCCTGACAAGCCGAAACCGCGTGCCGCGTTCGGCCCCAGCGTCTGGTTCTCGCTGTCCGAAGGGCGCAACCAGGCGGCCTCGCCCCGGCACCTGCTGCCGATGATCTGCAAAGCGGGCGGGTTGAGCAAGGACGATATCGGGGCGATCCGCGTCGCCGATGACCTGTCCTATGTCGAGATCCGCGAGGCCAGCGTGCCCGATTTCCTGGAGGCGATCGGCCCGGGGATGACGATAGAGGGACACAAACAGCTTCGTCGCCTCGACGCGGCACCGGACCTGCCGCCCTTCCGGCCCGGCAAGCCGGAGCGCCGGTCCAAGGGCGAGCCGGGGCCTCTCAAGGGGGACACAAGGCCCGTCGATTGGAACGACACGCCCGAACCGCGCCGCCGCAAACCCAAGCCCGAGGACCGCAAGGACACGAAATCCCCGGCGCAAAAGCGCGAGGCGAAGACGTCCGATCCGGCGGTGCATGGCCCCTTGGGCAAACCCCGACACGGGGCGCGGGTCGCCAAGGACACGCCGGAAGACGCAGGCAAAGCCGGGAAGGCCAAGGCCGGTGGCAAACCTGGCTCCAAGCACGCTGGCAAGGGTCCGCCGCCGCCCAAAGGCAAGCCCAGCAGCAAGAAGAACCGGGCGCGCGCGGCGCTAAAAAGAGCGTCGACGGAAAAACCGGGACCGAAGCGGCGCTAG